CATAGAGGTATTAGAGACCCACCCTTTGCAATGTTATAGATGCATGGAGGCGGGACATACAAGGTCCACATGTCAAGCGGAAGTGGACCGTACGGGATTGTGTTATCGCTGCGGAAAATCGGGCCATAAAGCGAGTGAATGCTCAGCAGAGCCCTGCTGCCCATACTGCAGCGGTAACGGTCTGAAGACTAACCATAGGTATGGAGGCAAGGCGTGTGCCTACCTAAGTGCCTCCAAAGCCGAGAAGAGGAGGAATAGAAGAAGGAAAGGCCTCCAGGAGGACACACCTCCACAAAATAAGGACGAGAGCCAGACAAAACAGGGGCTCAGGCCCAATACATTGGCTGACTCGGCGAGAGATGCTGAGACGAGGAGCAGTCTGGAGGAGGCTGGCAGAAGAGAGTAATGACGATGTACAAACAATGTTCCCTTCTGCAAGCGAATATCAACCACTCCGCCAGGGCACAAGATCTCCTTATGCAACACCTGGCGGAGTGGAATATCGAACTAGCAGTGGTAGCCGAGCCGTATTATGTCCCTCCCAGAAATAATTGGAAACGAGACACCTGCGGCTCGGTCGCGATCATTGGAAGAACGGGTCAAGGGGTCCTTCCATTCTCACTACTCGGTAACGGAGAGGGTTTTGTAGTAGTCAGATGGGGGAGATAATGGTAGCGGGGGTGTATTTTTCACATAATAGAGACCTCGCCCAATTTGAGGAATTCTTAGATGCACTATCAGTGGAAATTCGCCGACACCCGCAATGTCCGGTGATGGTCGCGGGGGACCTAAACGCTAAATCGACGGAATTCCCCTGCGACTGATCCAAGGGGTGAGGCTTTGGCAGAATGAGGGGCCGAGCTCGACCTCCTGATTCTTAACAGGGGGTCGGTTTACACCTGCGTGCGGCATAATGGGGGGTCCATTGTAGACATTACATTGGCCTCCCCGCGAGCTGCTCGTATGGTGAGTGGTTGGAGGGTCTTGGAGAATCGGAGACCCTTTCCGACcatagatatataatgatgGAAGTCTCGGATCCCTCTTTTGGGAACCAGCCATGCTCTACTGGGATGGGAGGTACACCCCTGCCTCCCCGTTGGGCGCTAAAGCGCCTTGATAAGGACGCACTGATAGCGGCTGCCGTTGCAAAGGAGTGGGAGGAGGTTCCTGCGCCTAAGGATTACGACGTCGACGAGGAGGCGGCCTGGTTTCGTGGCGCGATGACAGAGATCTGCGATACTGCCATGCCGCGAAGCCGAGGCGGCCAACAGAAGAGGGGGGCCTATTGGTGGTCGCGAGACATTGCGCAGCTACGTGCTGCATGTATCAGAGCGCGCCATAAGCTCACCCACTGCCATCATCAGCGTCACGATGAGGCGGAGGCGGTCAGGTTGCAGAATGACTACAAGGAGGCTAAAAAGTCCCTGCAACTGGCCATTAAGAAAGTGAAAGCCACGGCCTGGGATGAGCTCCTGAAGACCCTCGACGAGGATCCTTGGGGGAGACCTTACCTGATCGTGAGAAATAAACTCCGATCAGGAGAGGCCCCGATAACGGAGAGTCTCCACCCTCGGGTACTAAATGAGGTAGTATCTACCCTCTTTCCGGAAGACccgaatgaaagagagagagagggcggACACCCCCATCAACGTGTGGCCCAAGACATTAATTGAACCGAGGAAATGGGGGTCACGGAGTTGGAGCTCACAATAGCAGTAAAAAGACTCTGGGCTAAAAATACAGCACCGGGGCCGGATGGAATCCCAGGCCGTGCCTGGGTCATCGCCCTCAACGTTTTGGGGAACCGAATAAAACAGCTGTTGGATAGCTGCCTTAAAAATGGCCGATTTCCCCGTATCTGGAAGGAGGCGAAACTCGTCCTCTTGCATAAAGAGGGGCGCCCCGCGGATGCAACTCTCTGCATACCGCCTCATTTGCATGCTTGATGAGGCGGGTAAGTTGTTTGAGAGGATTATAGCTGCCCGCCTCAAAAAGCATCTGTCTACGGTAGGACCGGATCTAGCCGAATGTCAGGTTGGCTTCCGGGAGGCCCGCTCAACAATTGACGCGATATTCCGCGTAAAGGAAATCGCTGATGAAGTCTCATGAGGAGGAGACGCTCTGGCAGTGAGTCTGGACATATCTAATGCCTTTAACTCGCTGCCATGGGAAACGATAAGGAAGGcactaaaattatcatttagtGCCTCTTTACATTCAAGAGGTGGTCCGGGACTACCTAAGTGACAGGTGCATTACGTATACGGAGCGGTATGGCAAACCCTTCTGTAGGGATATCAGTTGCGGGGTTCCACAGGGATCGGTGCTTGGCCTGGTGCTGTGGAACCTTGGGTACAACTGGGTGCTGCGGGGCGCAATTCTCACGGGCCTCCACCTAGTGTGTTACGCGGATGATACGTTGATGGTGGCCCGCGGGGATAACTGGGAACAGGCCAGCGCACGAGCTAAAACAGGGCTGGCCATGGTGATAAGGATTCGCATTTGGTACTGAAGGTGGCACTTCATAAAACAGAGGCAATGTACTTTGCCGGCCGACGCAAGAAGGGGCCGCCTCGGTCCCACTTAATGGTAGAAGGAGTCCGCATAGAAGTGAAGTCCGAGATGAAATATCTTGGACTTACACTCGACAGCAGCTGGAGCTGAAGGGAACATTTTTGCCGCCTGGCCCCCGAATAAGAGCTGCGGTTAACAGCATCGGGAAACTGTTACCCAATATCGGGGGGCCCCGGGAGAAGATACGTCGCCTCTATATGGGGGTAGTGGGATCCATCGCTCTGTACCCGTCTGGTCAGGGAACCTGTTGGCGAGCAATAGAAAGATTTTGTAGGAGTTACAGAGGCGGCTCGCCATCAGGATCATGAGGGGGTATCGTACTATCCCTGGGGAGGCGGCATGTGCGGTTTCCGGGTCGGTTCCGTGGGCTTTGCTGGCGAAGGAATACGCCGCGATGTATGCGAGGAAGGTGGATGTCCGACAGCAAGGATTAGTTATGGTTCCGAGGGCGGTGGAGGTGGCTCGTCGGTAGGCCCGACGGCGTACAGTCGAAAAATGGAAGAACGAGCTCATCTTACCCAGGGCGGGCCATCGTGCTGTAGGGGCTGTCCAGTCAGTGTTGGAGGAGTGGCTCCAGCGGCAGCACGGCGGGCTTTCCTTCAGAGCTGTGCAGGTGCTCACCGGACACGGGTGCTTCGGTAAGTACCTGCACGAAAAAGCGGGACGCGAATCCTCTAGAAGGTGTCATCAGATGCGCGACAAATCGGGACACGGCGCAGCACACGCTGGAGTCATGTCCAGCGTGGGATAGCCAGCGCCGTGTCCTGATCGACTCTATAGGGGCGGACCTCACTCTTCCAACAGTAGTCAAGACTATGTTGGAGAGTGAGAACAAGTGGAATGCAATGGCCACCTTCTGCGAAGAAGTTCTGACGCGGAAGGAGGCCGCAGAAAGAGAACGGGAGGAGGACCCAGAAGCGGAACCTATTCGGAGgaaaagaggaggaggaagacgTCGAGTATTTGATCGGGCAGACTAACGTCATATGAGACAGAAATAAGAAAGGGGAGTGGGATGGGCGGAGACAATGACTGGCTCCTCCAGTCGGTTCCGCACATCCTGCTGGTTGGAGAAGAGAAAACTTCTCTTCCTACCGAGAGAAAAGTCCCCCACTGGCCGTGTGCCGAATCCTAATCCCCTTGGGGGCAGAGGGGGCCGCGAGCGGAGGGGGACACAAATGAATAGCTGGACGGAGGGGACCGCAGCGACTCCTCTTAGGAGGCTGCGTCCGGTCCCCTCTCTCTCGCAGAGGGAGGTCTCCTCTTCGGAAGGGGCCTCCTGGGAGGGGTCCCGCAGCTGCAACCAAATCCTAACCCCCCTGTGAGGGCGGAGGGAGCTGCAGCCACGGGGACCGGGGGAGTTGCAGAGGCTTGGGAGCGGGGGCTCCTGGGTCTCATTGCACGCGACTCCCCACGCGGCGGAGGAGAGAGGTAGTGGCCCCCTTTCTTCTCCCCCAGGCCGGGACAAAAACCCGGCCTTGTAGTAGGGGCACACGTAAGTGCGCCACGGCGGACGGTCACCGCGGTGTATGCGTGAGCGATTCCCGGGGTGGCCATAAAAAGTCCCGAGGGCCACCGTCTGGTTTTAGCGGGTCGGGTCGGGGGCCTTTCAGCCCTCACTCATCCCCGCATAACCGTTCACCTTCCCCGAAATGGAGGGTATGTGTTGAGCACATTTCgagacgtaaaaaaaaaaaaagggttgAGGCCTGCCTCAATCcctttttctcataataaaatgtaaatctataTGGAAGACTCTTTTCTCAGTGTAACCAATGAGAAACTAATAATTTCGAAGCATAATATGACAAGCATtactatacacacacatatatatatatatatatacatatacgtatacctatatatatatataggaaaagaACTAGTCTCCTATGCTAAAGTAAAAGGAgccaagagaaaattataaattcataaatgatAGTaacaaattatgataattgaattataataataacctcTTCCATATAgatgctataaaaaaaaataaaatgtcaataagaaatatgtaatacaacaAGAGAGGAAGCTAAAAGAAagtcaaatataatatgtaattaataagcgaaaagaaaataattaataatgagacataataattacaagaatgaatattaacttttactatagttaaattaataagtctctcttgctgtaaaatgaattataatataagagtacgaaattattttataagacaaaGAGTCTCTCATTCgcgtatcaaaaaattaataattagacgatggcgagaaagactcgatgaaatcgaatattattcttatctatcgACGCAGAGATTCAACGaaggtaaatattataacaactcGCGTTTGAAGTTTACCGCTAGATACCAACTTATAAACTTTGCAAATCGAACACATTAAGATTATGAAGAGATCGCCGCTTCTGACATCTTCGAAGGCGGAGAGTTCCTTCACCAGGATCCAAAAATCCATCTCTATCCGGACGAAGTAGCCAACCCGGGAAATCTTGGGTCCACTGGATGCCTGGAGGGAGGCGACCCCGCAGTGGGGACGGACCGCAGGAAGTCAGTCGATCTTGCGGACGGAGTCGTCAAAATTCAGCAGTCGTATTAAACCATCGCAATAAGAAAGTCGTCTCTGAGTCTTTATTCACTGCgtcctaaaatcaattttaacttagttcgtcagctactttgtgtcgtcaaggtagatctttaataatattttattttctcgtcttcgcgactcgtcttatattataatttagagctgCGACTCActctactttataatttagaattactactttattgttaattaatttccaatttctGGTACAGTGCGGTTGATCCTTTTACTCTTATACTGTACCCGCaatctgtaaaattttcaagcttttaaaatacatagttgcttatttcacgatattcacaagtttattatttcaaaatagtgATCCTTCACCCTCAACcagtatttactataattaatttaatattgattaaatatttaacgtacgtcTGGATCTTGAGCGTTAACAAGATCCGTGCCTGGGATAGAGCAGagtgacgtgcccctcgtgttagttcgagcagagctgagacttagtcgatgagctgcttgaatgtcgcttgatccagattgttagcctataatgaataatactttctcaaattagaataaaattttgattataatttatagtaaatgcctgGTTCCCGTCGCGCCGGTAAACGACATAGACAGTTACGTGCCGCTTTACGACGACAGAGACAGATTTTGAATAGTGATAACGGCCTCGGCCAAGTAGCGAAAGACATAAAAGACAATCCAGTTAGCGTACCAGACAATCGAAGAATTGTCGGAACTTTTCGACCAACTTCCTACATCTGACTCAGTCGAAGGTCCCATCTCGCGAAGAACTTTCGAATTTATTGGTTGGCCCGGACCGTTGGTTGAAATCGAGCTGTGTCCTGTCTCAACCTCTGCTAGTGACATCCCTGAGGGAGATCCACGACGACCAGTGTACGAGAAGAAAGCCCAGGAAAATCAGCAAAGCTAGAAGCATTAATAAAGGTAAAGTCATAATTTcaaacacacacgcacacaccacattatatacatccttattattgatttatcatattcaaaattgaatatcaCTCAAATAATATAACCAACTGCTTTCactatattaaagaattatcaatatcatttcatagtattattttcgaatataaaacacgtaaaattttgttaaatatatatatgaagaaaatataataaataaaacataatattagtaatacttttacaacaaatacatttatactactgctcatataataaactgttccacccttagttcctatatatatatataacccataaaaatatatatatatatatatattttataaaatattttattaacgataataataattttatataagacctttaagataaataaaatattgttcaaatttttaagacaAACGTATAAGTActtatgaaacaataaattttattcttattaataaaattaatattaaattattaactattgatttttctaattataataaggaactaaataaataaaatataataaaaaggaagattcatgatacttatcttaataaataacgatatgaataaataaggaGCATCCTTCTTATACTATCCATTTCCCTTTTCCATCGGAGAcagtgatttttaaataaataatatcgccGGTCTTCAATGAACTATATTCCagtgtgaatttatttattttatatgacacCTTCCCACTTAATATCAAATCTGCaaagacatatattttatttagtacatatatacttaatcataagaataataataatattaataataataattgctttattatagaataagaaattaattcaaagtaTTCATGAATCATAAAATCTcccatacaaataaaataattgattcccTTATACTCGTTACTATGCAGATATAACTTGTccaaaacttataaattaatacgcatcaatttaattaacaattcatACTGAATCAATTTTATCTTCCCCcagaacaataaattaatatattgatcatCAATATTCATTATCCTTTCATATTCATACTCGatctagtaatatttttttttctttttactactAGACTCAATTACGAACATACCTATACATacctaaattttatatatttattataaaatttatcatttttctgtTAGTTGTAAGCCTTACTAATAAAGTATCAGTTTTATCAATCATAAAACatcgtaataaatttctaaataacaaTTAGTATAGTTAATCTACCCTCATACAATTCCTTAATACAGGCTATAATAActgtttaaacaataaaatttatattccatttaaaactattaatcgTATAGCTTACCCCCTTATCCGAAGATCCATAAATAACCGCcgatttctttgttaaaataataaatacttctgACACATCTTAGACCATATGTTCCTCCTTAAGCcataaactatataacttCCTAGAGTTACCACTCTTATACCATTAAGGGACCAAATTTGGTCCACCAATTGATTACGACCTGAGGAactaaaacataaatattaaaattctgtgtATACCcattaacacatatatatatattaacttattgaaaacaaccttttagaaaatttacaaacaacaatttattatcttttccatataaaatttagtcaagtcattataattaaactcctgtataattataaatattatttttccaacataAGTTAATTAACAAAGTTACTTGTAAAATCGAATAACATAAGATCTATTAAAgacatgatattaaaaatttttctcatttattttatcccacttgtaaattaataattcccAATAAATTTCCTTTTATGATCAATTaacaatagtattttataataacaataaaaaacataaacatttattgcaaaataaataaataattaacaaaaatttctaatttgccCAAAACTTCGAGGATATGCTTTTTAGcctattttacacattttagccgccatttttaattttttaattttttgacttAAGGATTCC
This sequence is a window from Anoplolepis gracilipes chromosome 10, ASM4749672v1, whole genome shotgun sequence. Protein-coding genes within it:
- the LOC140670379 gene encoding uncharacterized protein gives rise to the protein MYKQCSLLQANINHSARAQDLLMQHLAEWNIELAVVAEPYYVPPRNNWKRDTCGSVAIIGRTGQGVLPFSLLDALSVEIRRHPQCPVMVAGDLNAKSTEFPCD